The genomic segment CTAGGAGAGTTAATCCTAGCAATTCAAAATAAAGATGAATCCCGCTTAAAAATCAAAGGTATAGGAGAGAAACTAGTAAAACGCATTATCACAGAAACGTATGAAGACTTCTTGAAGTTAGACTCACACCTTTCTGGAATTGCTTCCTCGACAAATGTACATATAGCAAGTGAGGCCGTATCTGCTCTAGTAAAGCTAGGTTTTCAACATAAACCCTCCCACAAAGTGGTCATGGAAATCATGACAAAACGACCTGCAATTGAAATAGCCGAACTAATCACGCTAGCGCTCAAAATGCTGTAATCTTTGTGTAATCTACCAACTTGTCATTTCTGTTAAAGTCATGTTCGGTAAACCAGCAACATACTCTCATTACAATGATCATTTCAACAATAAAGAAATACGGTAACTACTGATGAAAAACCCATTCTAATTGAGAATGCCTTAGTGGATTAGCTACATATGGTAACTCAGTTAAACACATCAGGAATTCAAGGGAAATAAGACCATCATCACCACTATTTTGGTGATGGAAAGTATAGTAAAGTTACGTTAGCTGCTGGCCCCAACCAAGAGAAAGTGCGAAATAGTATATTTGAACAAGAGGAGACTTTCCAGGACCTTTCACTTAGACCGAAATCTATCGAAAAGTTCGTTGGACAGCAACGTGTCGTAGAAAACTTGCAAGTTTTTATAGACTCCGCACAAAAAAGGAATGACTCCCTTGATCACGTACTTTTCTGTGGTCCACCAGGTCTCGGAAAAACAACATTAGCACATATTATAAGTAACGAGCTTGAAAGTAGAATCCACACAACCGCTGGACCGCTTCTCTCAAAGGCTGGCGATATTGCAGCAATACTTACAAACTTGCACAAAAATGACATCCTCTTCATAGATGAAATACATAGACTACCTTCAGCTGTAGAAGAAGTCCTCTATCCCGCTATGGAGGACTACCACCTTGATCTCATTGTCGGAGATGGACCAGCAGCAAAGAGTATTAGAATAAATCTAGCTAAATTCACACTAGTTGCCGCAACTACGCGTATAGGGATGCTCTCCAATCCACTCAGAGATAGATTTGGTATTACACTTAGGCTCGACTTTTATACTGTAAGCGAACTACTTCAACTTCTTCAGCAAGCAGCAGAAAGGTTATCTGTTAATATAGAAAATGGCGCCATGATAGAGCTTGCAAAACGCTCTAGAGGAACACCAAGAATCGCTCTTAGGCTGCTCAAAAGGGTGCGTGACTTTCTTGAAGTCAGCGATTCTGATGTCATAACTCGCGAATTTGCAGACCTAGCACTGAATAAGATGGAGGTAGACCAATTCGGTTTAGATAAGTTAGACTACACGTATATGGATTTCATAGCAAAAAATTATTCTGATAATCCGGTGGGTATCAAAACCATTGCTGCAGCAATCTCGGAAAAAGAGGATTCGATAGAAGAGTTAATAGAGCCATACTTGATAAAAATAGGCTTTCTGAGTCGTACACAACGGGGTCGTCGACTAACGGGAAAAGCATTAGACTACTTGTCAACAATTAATTCAGCAAGGCTGCCCTGAGAAAAAGATTCGTATGGGATATGAAGTTATATTTGCTTTTGTTCTGCAGGTAGGAATAGCATATTCAGTGTTCTTCTTAGGAGAAGTCCAAATAAGGGACACCCAATTACCAAGACGAATCTGCAAACTAAATAACACACACTGAAGAGCTCGCACGTAGTGTGGATGAACTACATTTACAAATCGGAGCGGGAGCAGCTCCTCTTCTCTTCTCACAAACCCTTACCGAGAGTTCTCAACTAGAGAACTGCTTTACTTCTTTTTAGACGGTAATAGCTTGCTTAATTAGGGCAGCTTGGTTAGCAATATGATCATCCATTAAACCTTCTGACGGAACCGGATAATAATTCCGGCCAATATACCTTAACTTCTTCGAATAGCGTTCCTCAAATACCTGAAGCATAAAGGACCATCCACCCATATTTCTCGGCTCCTCTTGGCACCATATAAACTCCGCATCCCTGTACACATCTAAAATTTCACGAATTTCACGATCTGGAACTGGGTAAAGTTGCTCCACCCTCACGAGAAGTATGCTCTCTGACTTGAGTTCTGCCAAGAGATCATAATAAACCTTACCGCTACAGAAAATCACCCTATGGATTTTCTTAGCATCACTACAATAGTCACTAATTACAGGCCTGAAGCTCCCTTCATAGAACTCCTCTAACTTTGACACAGCCATCTTATGTCTGAGCAGCGACTTAGGCGTGAAAACTACCAAAGGTCTTACTATTTCACTAAGAACTTGTCTGCGCAGAACATGAAAAAAATTCGCTGGAGTTGTACAATTGGCTACACGCATGTTGTTGTCAGCAGCAAGTTGCAAGAACCTTTCAATTCTCGCAGATGAATGTTCAGCTCCTTGACCTTCATATCCATGCGGAAGCAACATAACTAGACCACTTCTGCTAAGCCATTTCGACTCAGCAGAGGAAATAAACTGATCTATAATAATCTGAGCACCGTTAGCGAAATCACCAAATTGCGCCTCCCATAACACAAGTGTCTTTGGATTAATAAGACTATAGCCGTACTCGAATCCCAGTGCAGCATATTCAGATAGTGGTGTGGCAATTACTTGCATTTTTGCTACATCGGAAATGTGGTTCAGCAGACATAGCTCTTCCCCTGTAGACTGAGACGTGAGAACGGCATGCCTATGCGAGAAAGTACCCCTTTTACAATCCTGTCCAGCAAGCCTTACCGACATCCCATCATTCAGTATCGTCGCAAAAGCAAGATTCTCTCCATTCCCCCAGTCTACATCACACTCAGAAACAATAGTTTCTTCTCTCCGTACGAGCAATCGCAGTACTTTGGGACTAACATCAAATCCCTCAGGAATATGGTTAAGCTTTTCAGAAAGTGAAAGAAGCACTTCTTTAGGTACCTTTGTTTCCACTTGAGGCTCATCACGACCTTCCTGCCCAAGGTATCGCTCCCAGCCTTTCTGGATCAAACCCTCATAGCTAGGTTTATAAGTCTTAGCTTCCTTCAGCTCCTTATCGAGAAGTCCCCCGAAATTTTGAGTAAGTTCCACAAATTTATCTTGTGAAATAACACCTTCCTTTATAAGACGCTCAACGTAGATATCAACCGACCGTTTATGCCTCTCAATCACGTCGTACATCTCCGGCTGAGTGAACCTTGGCTCGTCGATTTCATTATGCCCATGACGACGGTAAGAGACTATATCAACTATAGCGCTCTTATTGAATGTATTTCTGAACTCTGCAGCAAGTAAGGTGACATAAAATACTGCCTCCGGATCATCTCCATTGACATGAAAAATAGGAATATCAAACGACTCTCCAATGAAAGAAGGGTAACGCTGCTTTCTGACATCCTGTGGTGAAGTAGTAAAACCTATTTGATTGTTAAGTATAATGTGGATCACACCCCCCGATTCATAGTTAGGTAACTCTTCCAAGAGCATGGTCTCATATACCACTCCTTGCCCAGAAAATGCAGCATCACCATGTAAAAGCACAGGAAAGACCACCGCACCGGAATCTTTAGCAGCACGCGCAGCACCAACGAGAACTGGGTCAACAGAATCTAGATGCGATGGATTGTGCAATAACCTCGCAAATATAGTCTTTTCGCTCAAGAAAGTTTTCCGCTCACAAGAAAAACCGTAATGGTATTTTACATCACCGTGAATTTTACATTCCTCCGGAAAAGGTGACTTACCCTCAAAACCATGGAATAGAGCCCTATATTTCTTTCCAAATGTATTGACCAGAGAATTCAGCCTCCCCCTGTGAGACATCCCCACTATAACATCTGTACATCCAGCATTAGCTGCAACCTCTATTATCGACTCCAATGCAACCAGGGCAGTATCACATCCTTCAACAGAAAAGCGTTTGACAGCTCTAAACTTGGTGTTAACAAATTCCTCGAGCCCATTTACTCTTATTAGTACATCTAGAAGAGCGAGCTTATGGGATGTCCCAAAACCTATACGACAAAACGGTCTACCTTCAAGCCTTTCTTCGAGCCAAGTAACTTCACTATTATCGCTTAGATGCATAAATTGCACTCCGATGTGTCCACAATAAACAGCATGCATTTCACATACGATCTGCTCTACTGTGAACCCACTTGAAAGAGATACGTCACTCAAGCCATGAAACTCCGGGTTAAGCTCTGGCCTAACAATTGGCTTAACCAACCCAAGAAGATCCAAATCAGCAGCGAGGTATCCAAATCTTCGGTATGCGTCCTTCAAATCTTTGATTTTTATATCAAGTAGAGACTGCTCACTAACCGCATTTTCTCTAACAGCACCATTATCCTTCCGAACGAACGACATGTTTGAGAATCCACTCTGCCCACCAGAACGCTTCACACATCCCCTCGATTCGAAAAAAGCTCTCCAACTTGGGTCAACAGAATTCGGACTATCTAGATAGGCCCGGTGAACTTTCTTCAATAATTCATCATCTGCAACTTTCATGCGAGTTCCCTTCATGCACCCCAGAGGCGCTATTCCTACCTGATATTAGACTACAACTTTTAGAAGTGAGCAATATTTGTTGATGAATGAATACACTGAACAGAATTTCATTCAGTGAAATTTTCTACATTCCTGAGATTCCGAATTGGCAAATGTAGGGCTTATAATAATAAGCACCGTCTGAAAACTGCAAAGTATCCTATTCTATAAACTCTAAATTTTCAACAAAAGATGTGC from the Neorickettsia sennetsu str. Miyayama genome contains:
- the ruvB gene encoding Holliday junction branch migration DNA helicase RuvB encodes the protein MRNSIFEQEETFQDLSLRPKSIEKFVGQQRVVENLQVFIDSAQKRNDSLDHVLFCGPPGLGKTTLAHIISNELESRIHTTAGPLLSKAGDIAAILTNLHKNDILFIDEIHRLPSAVEEVLYPAMEDYHLDLIVGDGPAAKSIRINLAKFTLVAATTRIGMLSNPLRDRFGITLRLDFYTVSELLQLLQQAAERLSVNIENGAMIELAKRSRGTPRIALRLLKRVRDFLEVSDSDVITREFADLALNKMEVDQFGLDKLDYTYMDFIAKNYSDNPVGIKTIAAAISEKEDSIEELIEPYLIKIGFLSRTQRGRRLTGKALDYLSTINSARLP
- a CDS encoding 2-oxoglutarate dehydrogenase E1 component, with product MKGTRMKVADDELLKKVHRAYLDSPNSVDPSWRAFFESRGCVKRSGGQSGFSNMSFVRKDNGAVRENAVSEQSLLDIKIKDLKDAYRRFGYLAADLDLLGLVKPIVRPELNPEFHGLSDVSLSSGFTVEQIVCEMHAVYCGHIGVQFMHLSDNSEVTWLEERLEGRPFCRIGFGTSHKLALLDVLIRVNGLEEFVNTKFRAVKRFSVEGCDTALVALESIIEVAANAGCTDVIVGMSHRGRLNSLVNTFGKKYRALFHGFEGKSPFPEECKIHGDVKYHYGFSCERKTFLSEKTIFARLLHNPSHLDSVDPVLVGAARAAKDSGAVVFPVLLHGDAAFSGQGVVYETMLLEELPNYESGGVIHIILNNQIGFTTSPQDVRKQRYPSFIGESFDIPIFHVNGDDPEAVFYVTLLAAEFRNTFNKSAIVDIVSYRRHGHNEIDEPRFTQPEMYDVIERHKRSVDIYVERLIKEGVISQDKFVELTQNFGGLLDKELKEAKTYKPSYEGLIQKGWERYLGQEGRDEPQVETKVPKEVLLSLSEKLNHIPEGFDVSPKVLRLLVRREETIVSECDVDWGNGENLAFATILNDGMSVRLAGQDCKRGTFSHRHAVLTSQSTGEELCLLNHISDVAKMQVIATPLSEYAALGFEYGYSLINPKTLVLWEAQFGDFANGAQIIIDQFISSAESKWLSRSGLVMLLPHGYEGQGAEHSSARIERFLQLAADNNMRVANCTTPANFFHVLRRQVLSEIVRPLVVFTPKSLLRHKMAVSKLEEFYEGSFRPVISDYCSDAKKIHRVIFCSGKVYYDLLAELKSESILLVRVEQLYPVPDREIREILDVYRDAEFIWCQEEPRNMGGWSFMLQVFEERYSKKLRYIGRNYYPVPSEGLMDDHIANQAALIKQAITV